A portion of the Lolium rigidum isolate FL_2022 chromosome 1, APGP_CSIRO_Lrig_0.1, whole genome shotgun sequence genome contains these proteins:
- the LOC124671655 gene encoding haloacid dehalogenase-like hydrolase domain-containing protein At4g39970 yields MPPMASTSLFFPATAAAPARRSFSSHRSSPSTVPSVRLRRASSSLVVSASASSPRSLDALIFDCDGVILESEHLHRQAYNDAFAHFGVRCPPAADAPLDWDEAFYDVLQNRIGGGKPKMRWYFGENGWPSSKIFETPPSSDSDKEKLVDIIQDWKTERYKEIIKSGTVEPRPGVLRLMDEVRGAGIKLAVCSAATKSSVVLCLENLIGLERFTGLDCFLAGDDVKQKKPDPSIYVTAAKKLGVESKNCLVVEDSVIGLQAAKGAGMSCIITYTPSTANQDFKDAIATYPDLSNARLEDLKLLLQESLVTG; encoded by the exons ATGCCTCCAATGGCTTCCACTTCCCTTTTCTTCCCGGCCACCGCAGCCGCCCCAGCTCGCCGCAGCTTCTCCAGCCACCGCTCCTCTCCCTCCACCGTCCCCTCGGTCCGCCTCCGCCGTGCGTCGTCCTCGCTCGTCGTCTCCGCCTCGGCTTCCTCACCGCGGTCGCTCGACGCCCTGATCTTCGACTGCGACGGCGTCATACTGGAGTCGGAGCACCTCCACCGGCAGGCCTACAACGACGCCTTCGCGCACTTCGGTGTCCGCTGCCCGCCCGCGGCCGACGCGCCGCTGGACTGGGACGAGGCCTTCTACGATGTCCTCCAGAACCGCATCGGCGGCGGGAAGCCCAAGATGCGATG GTACTTTGGGGAAAATGGGTggccttcttcaaagatatttgaGACACCGCCTTCAAGCGACTCAGATAAGGAGAAATTAGTTGACATTATTCAG GACTGGAAAACTGAGAGATACAAAGAAATAATCAAATCTGGAACT GTGGAGCCTAGACCTGGTGTTTTGCGGCTGATGGATGAAGTTAGGGGTGCG GGCATCAAGCTTGCCGTTTGCTCTGCGGCAACTAAAAGTTCTGTGGTGTTGTGCCTTGAAAACCTTATTGGACTT GAACGATTCACTGGTCTGGACTGCTTCCTTGCCG GTGATGATGTTAAACAGAAGAAACCTGATCCATCAATATATGTTACAGCAGCAAAG AAATTAGGTGTGGAAAGCAAAAACTGCCTTGTAGTAGAAGACAGTGTCATTGGACTACAA GCAGCAAAAGGAGCAGGCATGTCATGTATAATAACATATACACCTTCAACTGCTAACCAA GATTTCAAGGATGCCATAGCAACCTATCCAGACCTTAGTAATGCGAG GCTTGAGGACCTCAAGCTACTACTCCAAGAATCTCTCGTCACTGGATAG